Genomic segment of Xanthomonas sp. DAR 35659:
ACTTCAACCCCGGCGTGGCGAACAGGCGCGCCTTGGCCGCGCCATAGCGGGCCATGTCGCCGTGGTAGTCCAGGTGATCGCGGGTGAGGTTGGTGAACACCGCCACGTCGAAATGCACCGCGTCCACGCGGCCCTGGTCGAGCGCGTGGGAACTGACCTCCATTGCCACCGCCTGCGCGCCGGCGTCGCGCAACTGCGCCAGCAGCGCATGCGTCTGCAGCACCAGCGGGGTGGTGAAGCCGGTCGGCACCACGTCGCCGTATAGGCCCACGCCGAGCGTGCCGATGCTGCCGCTGCGCGTGCCCAGGCGCTGCCAGGCCTGCGCCAGCAACTGCACGGTGGAGGTCTTGCCGTTGGTGCCGGTGACCCCGACCATGGTCATGGTCTGCGACGGATGGCCGTGGAACTGGTCGGCCATCGCGCCCATGCGCGCGCGCAGGCCCGGCACCGCGATCGCATCGGCCGGGGCCGGCAGCTCGGCCGGCGCCGGCGGCTCGAACAGGATCGCCGCGGCGCCGTTGGCGCGCGCCTGTTCGACGAAGCCCAGCCCGTGCGCGCCGAACCCGGCGATCGCCACGAAGGCATCGCCCGGGCGCACCGCGCGGCTGTCCATGACCAGCCCGGACACCTGCACATCGCGCGCCAGCGCCACGCCCGGCAGCAGTTGCGACAGCGGCAGCACGCGGCTCACTGGTGGCTCTCCGGCAAGGGCGCCGGCAATCCGGCCGGCGCCGGGGCGACGGCGCGCGCGCTCGGCAGCGCCGCTTCCACCTCGGCCGCGGCGTCGGGTACGACCGCCGGATCCGGTTCCACCACCGCCGGCGGCGGCGCATGGCCGCTCTTGCCGGCGGCCTGCGCCGCCAGCCATGCCTGGATGTCGTCCGGCGGCACGTCCATCAGGCGCAGCGCGCCTTCCATCACGTTGTGGAACACCGGCGCCGAGACCAGGCCGCCGTAGTACTTGGCGCCCTGCGGGTCGTTGATCACGATGACCGTGGCGAAGCGCGGATTGGTCGCCGGCACCAGGCCGGCGAACAGCGCGTTGTAGTGGCCGCGGATATAGCCGCCGGGGCCGTTCAGGCGCGCGGTGCCGGTCTTGCCGGCGACGTGGTAGCCGAGCACCGCCGCGCCCTTGGCGCCGCCCTGGGTGACCACGGTTTCCATCATCGCCACCACTTCCTTGGCCACTTCCGGGCTGATCACCTCGCGCGGTTCCTGGTGCTGGCCCTTGACGAAGGTGGGCTGCATCAACTTGCCGTGGTTGCCCAGCGCGGTGTAGGCGGTGGCGATCTGCAGCGGCGTCACCGACAGGCCGTAGCCGTAGGACATCGTGGTCTTGGTGGTGCCGTACCAGCTCGGGCTGCCCGGATGCGAGACCACGCCCGACGATTCGCCGGGGAAGCCGCTGTGCGGCGCCGAGCCGTAGCCGAACTTGCGCACCGACTGATAGAACGCCTGGTCGTCCAGCTTGGCGGCGATCTTGGCCGCGCCGATGTTGGAGCTGCGGGTGATCACGCCGGTGACGTTGAGCACGCCGTTGTTCCGCGGCACGTCGCGGATGGTGTAGCGCCCCAGGGTCATGAACCCGGGGTTGGTGTCGATGACGGTGTTCGGAGTGACGACCCCGGCCTGCAAGGCGGTGGCGATCGTCAGCGGCTTCATCGTCGAGCCCGGCTCGACCAGGTCGGTGACCGCGCGATTGCGGCGCGCATCGGAGTTGACCCCGCTGACCGCGTTCGGGTTGTAGGTCGGCAGGTTGACCATCGCCAACACCTCGCCGGTGTTCACGTCCACGATCACGATCGAGCCGGCGGCGGCCTTGTTCTCTTCCAGCGCCTTGCGCAGTTCCTTGTAGGCCAGGAACTGGATGCGGCGGTCGATGCTCAGGGTCAGATCCTTGCCCGGCTCGGCGGCCTTGACCAGATCGATGCTCTCCACGATCGCGCCCTTGCGGTCGCGGATCACGCGCTTGGCGCCGGGCTTGCCGCGCAGCCATTCGTCGAACGCCAGCTCCAGCCCTTCCTGGCCGCGGTCGTCGATGTTGGTG
This window contains:
- a CDS encoding peptidoglycan D,D-transpeptidase FtsI family protein; the encoded protein is MSKTGRNRPRSNFNLRGRLLLVGAALGLCSVTLIGRAAYVQLINADFYQRQGEARYLRELPIATSRGMITDRNGEPLAVSTPVESIWVNPQELLRNPDRIPQLAKALELPSDELTAKLSQKADKEFMYLKRRINPDKAHAVVALGIPGVFSQREFRRFYPQGEAMAHVLGFTNIDDRGQEGLELAFDEWLRGKPGAKRVIRDRKGAIVESIDLVKAAEPGKDLTLSIDRRIQFLAYKELRKALEENKAAAGSIVIVDVNTGEVLAMVNLPTYNPNAVSGVNSDARRNRAVTDLVEPGSTMKPLTIATALQAGVVTPNTVIDTNPGFMTLGRYTIRDVPRNNGVLNVTGVITRSSNIGAAKIAAKLDDQAFYQSVRKFGYGSAPHSGFPGESSGVVSHPGSPSWYGTTKTTMSYGYGLSVTPLQIATAYTALGNHGKLMQPTFVKGQHQEPREVISPEVAKEVVAMMETVVTQGGAKGAAVLGYHVAGKTGTARLNGPGGYIRGHYNALFAGLVPATNPRFATVIVINDPQGAKYYGGLVSAPVFHNVMEGALRLMDVPPDDIQAWLAAQAAGKSGHAPPPAVVEPDPAVVPDAAAEVEAALPSARAVAPAPAGLPAPLPESHQ